A portion of the Apus apus isolate bApuApu2 chromosome 3, bApuApu2.pri.cur, whole genome shotgun sequence genome contains these proteins:
- the SLC5A6 gene encoding sodium-dependent multivitamin transporter isoform X1, producing the protein MEFTVIDYSIFALLLVLSSAIGLFYALSGDRQRTVQEFLLANRNMSFLPVALSLLATFQSAVAILGVPGEIYRYGTQYWFLGCSYLLGLLIPAHVFIPIFYRLRITSTYEYLELRFNKTVRVLGTVTFIFQMVIYMGVVLYAPALALNAVTGFDLWSAVLTMGLVCTLYTTVGGLKAVIWTDVFQTLVMLAGQLAVIVVGARRVGGMARVWHLAHQEGRVSGINLNPDPFERYTFWTLSVGGIFMMLSLYGVNQAQVQRYLSARSEWEAKLSCYAVFPCQQLVLCLSCLTGLVMFVYDREHPLAPTNRPSASDQLVLYFVMDVLQDLPGLPGLFVACLFSGSLSTISSAFNSLATVTMEDLVRPRCPGLSESRATLLSKLLAFGYGLLCLGMAYVSSMLGPVLQAAISIFGMVGGPLLGLFCLGMFFPCANPTGAVVGLLAGLAMAFWVGIGSLLHTGGGARGAPPPNSTMLPPDSNLTTLLATTLLPPTPAPCRGLQKFYNLSYMWYSAHNSTTVILVGLLVSFLTGEWGGWRGLLAGTPTHPPLCPLRPHTSRSRGPPHHLPRPASPALLPAPQVPAGALLGGGLPCPALSRQDADPMDTAAKTNGVAGGLPPPGRPEEEQGYIRRAAAPSYTLQETSF; encoded by the exons ATGGAGTTCACAGTGATCGACTACAGCATCTTcgccctgctgctggtgctgtccTCGGCCATCGGGCTGTTCTATGCCCTGAGCGGGGACCGGCAGCGCACGGTGCAGGAATTCCTCCTGGCCAACCGCAACATGAGCTTCTTGCCAGTCGCCCTCTCCTTACTGGCCACCTTCCAGTCGGCCGTGGCCATCCTGGGTGTACCGGGTGAGATCTACCGTTATGGAACCCAGTACTGGTTCCTGGGCTGCTCCtacctgctggggctgctcatcCCGGCCCACGTCTTCATCCCCATCTTCTACCGCCTGCGCATCACCAGCACCTATGAG TACTTGGAGCTGCGCTTCAACAAGACTGTGAGGGTGCTGGGGACTGTCACCTTCATCTTCCAGATG GTCATCTACATGGGAGTGGTCCTCTACGCGCCTGCACTGGCTCTCAATGCAG TGACAGGCTTTGACCTCTGGAGTGCAGTGCTCACTATGGGACTGGTCTGCACGCTCTACACCACAGTG GGTGGGCTGAAGGCCGTCATCTGGACTGACGTATTCCAGACACTGGTGATGCTGGCGGGGCAGCTGGCTGTCATCGTGGTGGGTGCCCGGCGTGTGGGCGGCATGGCCCGTGTCTGGCACCTGGCCCACCAGGAGGGCAGGGTCTCTGGCATCAA CCTGAACCCTGACCCCTTTGAGCGGTACACCTTCTGGACACTGTCGGTGGGGGGGATCTTCATGATGCTGTCGCTGTACGGGGTGAACCAAGCGCAGGTCCAGCGGTACCTGAGCGCCCGCAGCGAGTGGGAGGCCAAGCT CTCCTGCTATGCTGTGttcccctgccagcagcttgTGCTCTGCCTCAGCTGCCTCACCGGCCTCGTCATGTTTGTCTACGACCGTGAGCACCCACTGGCACCCACCAACCGCCCCAGCGCCTCTGACCAG ctggtgCTGTACTTCGTGATGGACGtgctgcaggacctgcctgggctgcctggACTCTTCGTCGCCTGCCTCTTCAGCGGGTCCCTGAG caccatctcctcTGCTTTCAACTCGCTGGCCACAGTGACCATGGAGGACTTGGTGCGGCCCCGCTGCCCTGGGCTGTCGGAGTCACGGGCCACGCTGCTTTCCAAGCTGCTGG ctttcgGTTATGGGTTGCTGTGCCTGGGCATGGCTTATGTCTCCTCCATGCTGGGTCCCGTGCTGCAG GCAGCCATCAGCATCTTCGGCATGGTGGGGGGACCACTCCTGGGTCTCTTCTGCCTGGGCATGTTCTTCCCCTGCGCCAACCCCACG GGTGCTGTtgtggggctgctggctggCCTGGCCATGGCCTTCTGGGTGGGCATTGGCAGCCTGCTGCACACCGGGGGGGGTGCCAGGGGGGCCCCTCCACCCAACAGCACCATGCTGCCCCCCGATAGCAACCTCACCACCCTCCTTGCCACCACACTTCTGCCCCCCACGCCAGCTCCCTGCAG AGGGCTGCAGAAGTTCTACAACTTGTCCTACATGTGGTACAGTGCCCACAACTCCACCACCGTCATCCTGGTGGGGCTCTTGGTCAGCTTTCTTACCGGTGAgtggggggggtggaggggactGCTGGCAGGAACCCCCACTCACCCCCCACTTTGCCCCCTCAGGCCCCACACCAGCAGGAGCCGTGGACCCCCGCACCATTTACCCCGTCCTGCCTcgcctgctctgctgcctgccccccaAGTGCCGGCGGGGGCtttgctggggggggggctccCCTGCCCAG CTCTCTCCCGGCAGGATGCCGACCCTATGGACACGGCAGCGAAGACCAACGGGGTGGCCGGCGGGCTGCCCCCCCCCGGGCGGCCAGAGGAGGAACAGGGCTACATCCGCAGGGCTGCGGCCCCCTCCTACACCCTGCAGGAAACCTCCTTCTGA
- the SLC5A6 gene encoding sodium-dependent multivitamin transporter isoform X3: MEFTVIDYSIFALLLVLSSAIGLFYALSGDRQRTVQEFLLANRNMSFLPVALSLLATFQSAVAILGVPGEIYRYGTQYWFLGCSYLLGLLIPAHVFIPIFYRLRITSTYEYLELRFNKTVRVLGTVTFIFQMVIYMGVVLYAPALALNAVTGFDLWSAVLTMGLVCTLYTTVGGLKAVIWTDVFQTLVMLAGQLAVIVVGARRVGGMARVWHLAHQEGRVSGINLNPDPFERYTFWTLSVGGIFMMLSLYGVNQAQVQRYLSARSEWEAKLSCYAVFPCQQLVLCLSCLTGLVMFVYDREHPLAPTNRPSASDQLVLYFVMDVLQDLPGLPGLFVACLFSGSLSTISSAFNSLATVTMEDLVRPRCPGLSESRATLLSKLLAFGYGLLCLGMAYVSSMLGPVLQAAISIFGMVGGPLLGLFCLGMFFPCANPTGAVVGLLAGLAMAFWVGIGSLLHTGGGARGAPPPNSTMLPPDSNLTTLLATTLLPPTPAPCRGLQKFYNLSYMWYSAHNSTTVILVGLLVSFLTGPTPAGAVDPRTIYPVLPRLLCCLPPKCRRGLCWGGGSPAQDADPMDTAAKTNGVAGGLPPPGRPEEEQGYIRRAAAPSYTLQETSF; encoded by the exons ATGGAGTTCACAGTGATCGACTACAGCATCTTcgccctgctgctggtgctgtccTCGGCCATCGGGCTGTTCTATGCCCTGAGCGGGGACCGGCAGCGCACGGTGCAGGAATTCCTCCTGGCCAACCGCAACATGAGCTTCTTGCCAGTCGCCCTCTCCTTACTGGCCACCTTCCAGTCGGCCGTGGCCATCCTGGGTGTACCGGGTGAGATCTACCGTTATGGAACCCAGTACTGGTTCCTGGGCTGCTCCtacctgctggggctgctcatcCCGGCCCACGTCTTCATCCCCATCTTCTACCGCCTGCGCATCACCAGCACCTATGAG TACTTGGAGCTGCGCTTCAACAAGACTGTGAGGGTGCTGGGGACTGTCACCTTCATCTTCCAGATG GTCATCTACATGGGAGTGGTCCTCTACGCGCCTGCACTGGCTCTCAATGCAG TGACAGGCTTTGACCTCTGGAGTGCAGTGCTCACTATGGGACTGGTCTGCACGCTCTACACCACAGTG GGTGGGCTGAAGGCCGTCATCTGGACTGACGTATTCCAGACACTGGTGATGCTGGCGGGGCAGCTGGCTGTCATCGTGGTGGGTGCCCGGCGTGTGGGCGGCATGGCCCGTGTCTGGCACCTGGCCCACCAGGAGGGCAGGGTCTCTGGCATCAA CCTGAACCCTGACCCCTTTGAGCGGTACACCTTCTGGACACTGTCGGTGGGGGGGATCTTCATGATGCTGTCGCTGTACGGGGTGAACCAAGCGCAGGTCCAGCGGTACCTGAGCGCCCGCAGCGAGTGGGAGGCCAAGCT CTCCTGCTATGCTGTGttcccctgccagcagcttgTGCTCTGCCTCAGCTGCCTCACCGGCCTCGTCATGTTTGTCTACGACCGTGAGCACCCACTGGCACCCACCAACCGCCCCAGCGCCTCTGACCAG ctggtgCTGTACTTCGTGATGGACGtgctgcaggacctgcctgggctgcctggACTCTTCGTCGCCTGCCTCTTCAGCGGGTCCCTGAG caccatctcctcTGCTTTCAACTCGCTGGCCACAGTGACCATGGAGGACTTGGTGCGGCCCCGCTGCCCTGGGCTGTCGGAGTCACGGGCCACGCTGCTTTCCAAGCTGCTGG ctttcgGTTATGGGTTGCTGTGCCTGGGCATGGCTTATGTCTCCTCCATGCTGGGTCCCGTGCTGCAG GCAGCCATCAGCATCTTCGGCATGGTGGGGGGACCACTCCTGGGTCTCTTCTGCCTGGGCATGTTCTTCCCCTGCGCCAACCCCACG GGTGCTGTtgtggggctgctggctggCCTGGCCATGGCCTTCTGGGTGGGCATTGGCAGCCTGCTGCACACCGGGGGGGGTGCCAGGGGGGCCCCTCCACCCAACAGCACCATGCTGCCCCCCGATAGCAACCTCACCACCCTCCTTGCCACCACACTTCTGCCCCCCACGCCAGCTCCCTGCAG AGGGCTGCAGAAGTTCTACAACTTGTCCTACATGTGGTACAGTGCCCACAACTCCACCACCGTCATCCTGGTGGGGCTCTTGGTCAGCTTTCTTACCG GCCCCACACCAGCAGGAGCCGTGGACCCCCGCACCATTTACCCCGTCCTGCCTcgcctgctctgctgcctgccccccaAGTGCCGGCGGGGGCtttgctggggggggggctccCCTGCCCAG GATGCCGACCCTATGGACACGGCAGCGAAGACCAACGGGGTGGCCGGCGGGCTGCCCCCCCCCGGGCGGCCAGAGGAGGAACAGGGCTACATCCGCAGGGCTGCGGCCCCCTCCTACACCCTGCAGGAAACCTCCTTCTGA
- the LOC127382906 gene encoding all-trans retinoic acid-induced differentiation factor-like, whose protein sequence is MPRAFSSAWARPLPARLVPRGGRDCPTAGLITRCARSRPTHRVEIFALIPGSALEREQGGVRQSKRSFLKSKRYFDIPKPLPTFQRLHRQLPSRPAPRGSRGCGSFLGFTYLQHLAVPLALECPGGNGAWEQVTTRNSSRLCQRQRNPCNSSGELAWPCPENAACAPAGPGLAQCLCESPFHGYKCLREGTFPVLLFCGILGAVTLSLSLLLWGTQRRKAKTL, encoded by the exons ATGCCCCGCGCTTTCTCATCTGCATGGGCACGCCCCCTCCCGGCTCGCCTGGTGCCGAGGGGCGGCAGAGACTGCCCGACCGCGGGGCTCATCACCCGGTGTGCAAGAAGCCGACCCACACACAGAGTCGAGATCTTTGCTTTAATACCCGGTTCTGCGCTGGAGAGGGAGCAGGGCGGTGTTCGACAAAGCAAGCGCAGTTTCCTGAAAAGCAAGCGCTACTTTGATATCCCGAAAC CACTTCCCACGTTCCAAAGACTACACAGGCAGctcccgtcccgtcccgccccgcggggctcccggggctgTGGTTCCTTCCTGGGCTTCACCTACCTCCAGCACCT CGCGGTGCCGCTGGCACTGGAGTGCCCGGGCGGGAACGGTGCCTGGGAGCAGGTGACGACACGCAACAGCAGCCGGCTTTGCCAGAGGCAGAGGAACCCCTGCAACAGCTCCGGGGAGCTCG cctggccGTGCCCCGAGAACGCTGCCTGCGCCCCAGCCGGCCCCGGCCTTGCCCAGTGCCTCTGCGAGAGCCCCTTCCACGGCTACAAGTGCCTGCGTGAG GGcaccttccctgtgctgctcttctgtgGGATCCTGGGAGCTGTCAcgctgtccctgtccctcctgctgTGGGGCACCCAGCGCCGGAAAGCCAAGACCCTTtga
- the LOC127382820 gene encoding all-trans retinoic acid-induced differentiation factor-like codes for MGVFVLLLLPWAAGGAGVCGRCPGPVRNDSLVAQFCAFPSGTEGRCCWERGAHAERLLGLDLSNCSLKSLPLELAEATTAIVLDLTENPLTPLTSSSFLGFTCLQHLAVPLALECPGGNGAWEQVTTRNSSRLCQRQRNPCNSSGELAWPCPENAACAPAGPGLAQCLCESPFHGYKCLREGTFPVLLFCGILGAVTLSLSLLLWGTQRRKAKTL; via the exons ATGGGGGTCTtcgtgctgctgctgctgccctgggccgCCGGTGGGGCGGGG gtATGTGGGCGCTGCCCAGGGCCGGTGCGGAACGACTCGCTCGTGGCCCAGTTCTGTGCATTCCCGAGTGGCACCGAGGGACGTTGCTGCTGGGAGCGGGGGGCCCACGCGGAGCGTCTGCTGGG GCTGGACCTGAGCAACTGCTCCCTGAAGAGCCTTCCCCTGGAGCTGGCTGAAGCCACCACTGCCATTGTCCT GGACCTGACAGAGAACCCTCTGACGCccctcaccagcagctccttcctgggCTTCACCTGCCTCCAGCACCT CGCGGTGCCGCTGGCACTGGAGTGCCCGGGCGGGAACGGTGCCTGGGAGCAGGTGACGACACGCAACAGCAGCCGGCTTTGCCAGAGGCAGAGGAACCCCTGCAACAGCTCCGGGGAGCTCG cctggccGTGCCCCGAGAACGCTGCCTGCGCCCCAGCCGGCCCCGGCCTTGCCCAGTGCCTCTGCGAGAGCCCCTTCCACGGCTACAAGTGCCTGCGTGAG GGcaccttccctgtgctgctcttctgtgGGATCCTGGGAGCTGTCAcgctgtccctgtccctcctgctgTGGGGCACCCAGCGCCGGAAAGCCAAGACCCTTtga
- the SLC5A6 gene encoding sodium-dependent multivitamin transporter isoform X2, which yields MEFTVIDYSIFALLLVLSSAIGLFYALSGDRQRTVQEFLLANRNMSFLPVALSLLATFQSAVAILGVPGEIYRYGTQYWFLGCSYLLGLLIPAHVFIPIFYRLRITSTYEYLELRFNKTVRVLGTVTFIFQMVIYMGVVLYAPALALNAVTGFDLWSAVLTMGLVCTLYTTVGGLKAVIWTDVFQTLVMLAGQLAVIVVGARRVGGMARVWHLAHQEGRVSGINLNPDPFERYTFWTLSVGGIFMMLSLYGVNQAQVQRYLSARSEWEAKLSCYAVFPCQQLVLCLSCLTGLVMFVYDREHPLAPTNRPSASDQLVLYFVMDVLQDLPGLPGLFVACLFSGSLSTISSAFNSLATVTMEDLVRPRCPGLSESRATLLSKLLAFGYGLLCLGMAYVSSMLGPVLQPSASSAWWGDHSWVSSAWACSSPAPTPRVLLWGCWLAWPWPSGWALAACCTPGGVPGGPLHPTAPCCPPIATSPPSLPPHFCPPRQLPAEGCRSSTTCPTCGTVPTTPPPSSWWGSWSAFLPVSGGGGGDCWQEPPLTPHFAPSGPTPAGAVDPRTIYPVLPRLLCCLPPKCRRGLCWGGGSPAQDADPMDTAAKTNGVAGGLPPPGRPEEEQGYIRRAAAPSYTLQETSF from the exons ATGGAGTTCACAGTGATCGACTACAGCATCTTcgccctgctgctggtgctgtccTCGGCCATCGGGCTGTTCTATGCCCTGAGCGGGGACCGGCAGCGCACGGTGCAGGAATTCCTCCTGGCCAACCGCAACATGAGCTTCTTGCCAGTCGCCCTCTCCTTACTGGCCACCTTCCAGTCGGCCGTGGCCATCCTGGGTGTACCGGGTGAGATCTACCGTTATGGAACCCAGTACTGGTTCCTGGGCTGCTCCtacctgctggggctgctcatcCCGGCCCACGTCTTCATCCCCATCTTCTACCGCCTGCGCATCACCAGCACCTATGAG TACTTGGAGCTGCGCTTCAACAAGACTGTGAGGGTGCTGGGGACTGTCACCTTCATCTTCCAGATG GTCATCTACATGGGAGTGGTCCTCTACGCGCCTGCACTGGCTCTCAATGCAG TGACAGGCTTTGACCTCTGGAGTGCAGTGCTCACTATGGGACTGGTCTGCACGCTCTACACCACAGTG GGTGGGCTGAAGGCCGTCATCTGGACTGACGTATTCCAGACACTGGTGATGCTGGCGGGGCAGCTGGCTGTCATCGTGGTGGGTGCCCGGCGTGTGGGCGGCATGGCCCGTGTCTGGCACCTGGCCCACCAGGAGGGCAGGGTCTCTGGCATCAA CCTGAACCCTGACCCCTTTGAGCGGTACACCTTCTGGACACTGTCGGTGGGGGGGATCTTCATGATGCTGTCGCTGTACGGGGTGAACCAAGCGCAGGTCCAGCGGTACCTGAGCGCCCGCAGCGAGTGGGAGGCCAAGCT CTCCTGCTATGCTGTGttcccctgccagcagcttgTGCTCTGCCTCAGCTGCCTCACCGGCCTCGTCATGTTTGTCTACGACCGTGAGCACCCACTGGCACCCACCAACCGCCCCAGCGCCTCTGACCAG ctggtgCTGTACTTCGTGATGGACGtgctgcaggacctgcctgggctgcctggACTCTTCGTCGCCTGCCTCTTCAGCGGGTCCCTGAG caccatctcctcTGCTTTCAACTCGCTGGCCACAGTGACCATGGAGGACTTGGTGCGGCCCCGCTGCCCTGGGCTGTCGGAGTCACGGGCCACGCTGCTTTCCAAGCTGCTGG ctttcgGTTATGGGTTGCTGTGCCTGGGCATGGCTTATGTCTCCTCCATGCTGGGTCCCGTGCTGCAG CCATCAGCATCTTCGGCATGGTGGGGGGACCACTCCTGGGTCTCTTCTGCCTGGGCATGTTCTTCCCCTGCGCCAACCCCACG GGTGCTGTtgtggggctgctggctggCCTGGCCATGGCCTTCTGGGTGGGCATTGGCAGCCTGCTGCACACCGGGGGGGGTGCCAGGGGGGCCCCTCCACCCAACAGCACCATGCTGCCCCCCGATAGCAACCTCACCACCCTCCTTGCCACCACACTTCTGCCCCCCACGCCAGCTCCCTGCAG AGGGCTGCAGAAGTTCTACAACTTGTCCTACATGTGGTACAGTGCCCACAACTCCACCACCGTCATCCTGGTGGGGCTCTTGGTCAGCTTTCTTACCGGTGAgtggggggggtggaggggactGCTGGCAGGAACCCCCACTCACCCCCCACTTTGCCCCCTCAGGCCCCACACCAGCAGGAGCCGTGGACCCCCGCACCATTTACCCCGTCCTGCCTcgcctgctctgctgcctgccccccaAGTGCCGGCGGGGGCtttgctggggggggggctccCCTGCCCAG GATGCCGACCCTATGGACACGGCAGCGAAGACCAACGGGGTGGCCGGCGGGCTGCCCCCCCCCGGGCGGCCAGAGGAGGAACAGGGCTACATCCGCAGGGCTGCGGCCCCCTCCTACACCCTGCAGGAAACCTCCTTCTGA